The Thermosipho affectus genomic sequence TAAACGCACTTGGATTTACCATTGAATACGGTATCACAGTATACGATGTTTTTAAGCTTGATACGGGAAAAGATGCATTTACCGTAATCGATGACGCAATAAATGCTTTAAAAGAGGGAAATTCAAAAAAACTTTCAAATATAACACTCAAAGAAGTAAATAAACTGGAAACATCAACAATGGATGTATTTGCACAGATAGGTGCAAACACAAGAACATTAGAATTAATAAGTACAAGGATAACGGATATCGATACATTCATGACAGAGTATCTCTCAAAAGAACAAGATGCAGATTTAACAAAGGTACTAACTGATCTTTCTATGCAACAATCTGTGCTGCAAGCCGCCTTAAAATCTGCAGCACAAGTATTACAAAAAACTTTGGTTGATTTTGTATGATAAAATTGCCACCATTTGACAAAAATTTTGGGAAAGAAATAAAAACAATAGATATAGAAGGTCATAAACCGACGCACGCGTCGGTTTTGTTGCTTTGGTATTCAAAACCTACAAAAAATGTTAAAAAAGTATGTGAACTTGGCTCTGGAACGGGTTTTGTCTCATTTGGATTAGAAAAATACTACAAATTAGAGGTATTGGGGCTAGAAATATTAAAAGAACTCTACGATAATGCATTAAAGGCTATTTACATAAACAAAGCGAAAAAAGTAAATTTTATGCATATTGATGTAAAAGATGTAAAAAAACACCTAAAAGCGGAATCATTCGACATGGTGGTGTTTAATCCCCCATTTCACTTTTCCTCCACATCAAATAAAATTATCAGGGAAAAATCCAGAAAAGGATCCCTAAGTATCCTTCAAGACTTTGTTGTTTCTGCTTCCTTTTTGTTAAAAAACAAAGGGCTATTTGTAACAGTTATTTCTCCATATGTTCTCCCTGTATTTATGAATCTCCTCACATCAAATAAATTAACACCTCAGCAAATGTGCATCGCATATGGGAAAAAAGCAGAATTAGTTTTAATACGTGGAAGAAAAAACGGTGGCAATCATCTTGAAATCGATCCACCTGTATTTTTGTATTAATTTTGTGATAAAATATATTTGAGGTTGAGACTATGAAAATCCTTACAATTTTATCGATTTTTTTGATTGTTTTTTACATATTTACGGTTATATTTTTCCCATTTATAGAATTTTTTGAATTAAAAATAATGGATTTATTTTATAGAACACGGGGTACAATAAAGATAAATCCAGATATCGTTATTGTAGGTATTGATGAATATTCCCTTACATCTCTTGAAGCGCAAAATGATGTATGGCCATGGTCTCGTTATCACTACGGCAAAGTAATTAAAAACATATTTAAAGCAGGTGCCAAGGTGGTTCTTTTTGATATATCCTTTACAGAAGAAGACGAAGTAAACCCAAAATATGACAACTATCTTGCAAGTATACTTTCGGTATATAGGAATGTAGTCCTGGGGAGTTACTTAATTAATGAAAAAGACACCTATAAAAAATACAACGAAGAAATCAAAAAAAAGCTTGAAAAAAATATAACTTACCTTAACTATACTTACAAAATGAAAAATTTCAAAAACCTTGACTACTTAACTCCCATTCAAATATATAAAGTAAGACCACCTATATTAAAATTCTCATCTCTTGTTCCATCCGCTACCTATGAGATAGGAGAAATAGATATAGACGGTGTTGTACGTAGTATTCCTTTATTTTTCAAAGAAAATTGGTCAATGGAAAGAGGACTATCCTCCGGGTTTCTTCCACATATGGATGTTCTAGCAGTTGGTCTTTACAAAAACTCAAATCTGAAAAACTTGATAGTTGACTTTAAAGAAAGAAAGGTAGAATTAAATAACCTAACCATTCCATTTGACTCAAATGGACTTTTTAGATTATTCTACTATGGTGATAAAATATTCCCTGAAATACCGTTTTACGATGTAGAAACGGGAAAGTTTGATCCAAAACTTTTTAAAGATAAGATAGTTATAATTGGTTATACCGCAACGGCTAAAGGTCTATACGATCTTAGAATAACACCTTTTTCAAACAACACACCTGGAGTATTCATTCATGCAACTGCAATACAAAATATGATTAATAAAGATACTTTAAATAGAATACCTATTTGGGGAAAGTTAGTTATTCTTATTTTTACACTAATATTTGTCTTATTATTCTCAAGATCTAAAAATATAAAGATAAATTTAATTTCATTCCTTTCAATCCCATTAATATTAATAATTTCCTACGTCTTTTTTCTCAACAAAATATACATAGATTGTTTTTATCCCATTGTTTCAAGCTTAATAATTTCAACCACAAGCATATCCAAAAACCTTATAAAGGAAAACAGGGAAAAGAAAAAAATGAAGGAGTATCTATACAGATATGTTCCAGACAGTGTTGCAGATTTTTTGGTAAAAAAAGGTAAAATAGAATTAGGAGGAGAAGAAAAAAATATAGTCGTACTTTTCTCAGATATAAAGGGATTCACTGCTTTATCAGAGAAATTGGAAGCATCAAAACTTGTCGAAATATTAAATAATTATCTTACCAAAATGAGTAATATAATTAGAAATAAATACCAAGGTACTATAGATAAATTTGTTGGTGATGCAATAATGGCTATATTTGGAGCACCTGTAGAATACGGGAATGAAGTAGAACGTGCTTTAAAATGCGCCCTTGACATGAGAAAAGAACTTGAAGCGTTTAACAAAGAATACAACCTTAATCTTGATAGTGGTATAGGTATCCATATAGGTCCTGCAATCGTGGGAAATATTGGTGCACCATTTAGAATGGATTACACTTCAATTGGAGATACGGTAAACACTTGTTCAAGGATAGAACACCTTACACGCGATGTCCCCGCTGGTATAATTGTTTCTGAAGATATATACAACCTTTCAAAAGAAAAGTTTGAATTTAAATATATAGGCCAATTTAAAGTAAAGGGAAAAAGTCTTCTGTTAAAAATATATGAGTTAAAGGGTGAAAAACATGAAACTTAAAAACATTTCTATAGATAACAAAGGTGAAAAAGGAAAAAAATTGCTTTTAAGGTTAAATATAAAAAAACATACAGTGGAATTTTACGAATCCATAGATATTGATGCTATTTACTTACTTTCAAATTATTTTGAAATTTTTGATCCAGAATTTATAACTCCAGTACTTCCAAAATTGCTAAATTCCAATAACTTAGATGAATCTTTAAAAATTCTTAAAGATTTTTGGCATCTTAAAGAATTAAAATTAACAGACAAGGTAAAGGAAATAAAGTTTGAAAACAACATATTTGAATATCCGCTTAAAAGTAAGGCCTCAGGGGAACTTGGTACATTGATATTTTATAGTGTAACTCCAGAATTTGTACTCAACTTCCTTTCAATATCAGATTCTATTACTTCAATACTCGAAGGATTAATAATCCAAAAAAGAATGTCCATTATTCTATCAGACACCATAGATGCTTTATCGGAAGCCCTAGCCAAAAGAAGAAACAAAAATCAAGAAAAAAATAAAAAAATAGAAAAAAATATAATCTCACTAGGAAAAAAATTTGGATTCAATATGGATTTGTTAAAACTTTGTGCAAAAATATACGACATAGGTATGATTGGCATACCGGATCAACAAGAAGATAGTGGAGAAAAACACGTAAAATACGGTTATGAAATATTAAGCAAAATAGAAGATATTCCAAAAGAATTGCTAGATGCAGTACTATTTCATCACGAAAAACTTGACGGAAGTGGTCCTTTAAAGGTGAAAGATGTACCGTTAATAGCACAGATTATCGGGATTGTAATTGAAGTCTTTGAAAATAATGTGCCAATTGAAAGTTTATCTGGAAAATATGATCCACGACTTTTAAAGGAGCTAAAACATGGATAAATTTATTCATTTGTTCCTTGGGCACTTATTTGGAGATTACGTTTTTCAAAACAAATGGATTGCAACTAAAAAGCCTAGAGAATTTAAAGTATTACTCATCCATATTTTAATCATCTTTTTAAGCCAAACATTTTTCTATCTTGGAAAAAATTTCAATTTAAAATCA encodes the following:
- a CDS encoding HD-GYP domain-containing protein, with amino-acid sequence MKLKNISIDNKGEKGKKLLLRLNIKKHTVEFYESIDIDAIYLLSNYFEIFDPEFITPVLPKLLNSNNLDESLKILKDFWHLKELKLTDKVKEIKFENNIFEYPLKSKASGELGTLIFYSVTPEFVLNFLSISDSITSILEGLIIQKRMSIILSDTIDALSEALAKRRNKNQEKNKKIEKNIISLGKKFGFNMDLLKLCAKIYDIGMIGIPDQQEDSGEKHVKYGYEILSKIEDIPKELLDAVLFHHEKLDGSGPLKVKDVPLIAQIIGIVIEVFENNVPIESLSGKYDPRLLKELKHG
- a CDS encoding CHASE2 domain-containing protein gives rise to the protein MKILTILSIFLIVFYIFTVIFFPFIEFFELKIMDLFYRTRGTIKINPDIVIVGIDEYSLTSLEAQNDVWPWSRYHYGKVIKNIFKAGAKVVLFDISFTEEDEVNPKYDNYLASILSVYRNVVLGSYLINEKDTYKKYNEEIKKKLEKNITYLNYTYKMKNFKNLDYLTPIQIYKVRPPILKFSSLVPSATYEIGEIDIDGVVRSIPLFFKENWSMERGLSSGFLPHMDVLAVGLYKNSNLKNLIVDFKERKVELNNLTIPFDSNGLFRLFYYGDKIFPEIPFYDVETGKFDPKLFKDKIVIIGYTATAKGLYDLRITPFSNNTPGVFIHATAIQNMINKDTLNRIPIWGKLVILIFTLIFVLLFSRSKNIKINLISFLSIPLILIISYVFFLNKIYIDCFYPIVSSLIISTTSISKNLIKENREKKKMKEYLYRYVPDSVADFLVKKGKIELGGEEKNIVVLFSDIKGFTALSEKLEASKLVEILNNYLTKMSNIIRNKYQGTIDKFVGDAIMAIFGAPVEYGNEVERALKCALDMRKELEAFNKEYNLNLDSGIGIHIGPAIVGNIGAPFRMDYTSIGDTVNTCSRIEHLTRDVPAGIIVSEDIYNLSKEKFEFKYIGQFKVKGKSLLLKIYELKGEKHET
- a CDS encoding tRNA1(Val) (adenine(37)-N6)-methyltransferase, which encodes MIKLPPFDKNFGKEIKTIDIEGHKPTHASVLLLWYSKPTKNVKKVCELGSGTGFVSFGLEKYYKLEVLGLEILKELYDNALKAIYINKAKKVNFMHIDVKDVKKHLKAESFDMVVFNPPFHFSSTSNKIIREKSRKGSLSILQDFVVSASFLLKNKGLFVTVISPYVLPVFMNLLTSNKLTPQQMCIAYGKKAELVLIRGRKNGGNHLEIDPPVFLY